In one window of Streptomyces sp. FXJ1.172 DNA:
- a CDS encoding acyl carrier protein, with translation MSVTATLEIVVRALAAQAQVAESSIDPDKPLSAVPGIESVKALRAITDIEDECEVVIPDDFLFESATVRELADFVAKLAREGSSL, from the coding sequence GTGAGCGTCACCGCGACCCTGGAGATCGTCGTACGGGCCCTGGCCGCGCAGGCGCAGGTCGCCGAGTCGTCCATCGACCCCGACAAGCCGCTGTCGGCCGTGCCGGGCATCGAGTCCGTCAAGGCCCTGCGCGCCATCACCGACATCGAGGACGAGTGCGAGGTCGTCATCCCCGACGACTTCCTCTTCGAGAGCGCGACCGTGCGCGAACTCGCCGACTTCGTGGCGAAGCTGGCGCGGGAGGGAAGCTCGCTGTGA
- a CDS encoding transglutaminase, protein MTVETAASHALLGALDRFRVAPADVARYDTDTATAARALRAAPEQVARLADEGLPHVVDSRRGPLFDYDDLMNVGMFCGTGQTVPELGLRFLMRFAASSRAGWFAPRDWEVGVHPSRTAGGEAAPALSAVGGGPAVTVRVPDLSAPGVELLAGGPFDEPLGPSGYTAAIRLTGAEHTVRDPRILAAWSEVVDGLASRRVVYQTVPEPLRADHHRAWELGIADCVVASRLLTDRLRAAGLQATARRGYLLGLFGSDHAWCDVVEDGVHKSLDPVFAFVATVGDERGVEKSPEFAAACFGSRFNRLLPCRTDSAEPLVYFDGEPAPYWAMAGVGARPRRTA, encoded by the coding sequence GTGACCGTGGAGACCGCCGCGTCGCACGCGCTGCTCGGCGCACTCGACCGGTTCAGGGTCGCGCCGGCGGACGTGGCCCGCTACGACACCGACACCGCGACCGCGGCGCGCGCCCTGCGCGCCGCACCCGAACAGGTGGCCCGGCTCGCCGACGAGGGACTGCCGCACGTCGTCGACTCCCGGCGGGGCCCGCTGTTCGACTACGACGACCTGATGAACGTCGGCATGTTCTGCGGCACCGGCCAGACCGTGCCCGAACTCGGCCTGCGCTTCCTGATGCGCTTCGCGGCCTCGTCGCGGGCCGGCTGGTTCGCGCCCCGCGACTGGGAGGTCGGCGTCCACCCGTCCCGCACGGCCGGCGGTGAGGCAGCACCGGCCCTCTCGGCGGTGGGCGGGGGACCGGCGGTGACCGTCCGGGTCCCCGACCTGTCCGCGCCCGGCGTGGAACTGCTCGCCGGCGGACCGTTCGACGAGCCGCTCGGCCCGTCCGGCTACACGGCGGCCATCCGCCTGACCGGCGCGGAGCACACGGTGCGCGACCCGCGCATCCTTGCGGCCTGGTCCGAGGTCGTCGACGGCCTCGCCTCCCGCCGCGTCGTCTACCAGACGGTCCCCGAGCCGCTGCGCGCGGACCACCACCGCGCCTGGGAACTCGGCATCGCCGACTGCGTGGTCGCCTCGCGGCTGCTCACCGACCGGCTGCGCGCGGCCGGCCTTCAGGCGACGGCCCGGCGCGGCTACCTGCTCGGGCTCTTCGGCAGCGACCACGCCTGGTGCGACGTCGTCGAGGACGGCGTGCACAAGTCGCTCGACCCGGTGTTCGCCTTCGTCGCCACCGTCGGCGACGAGCGCGGGGTGGAGAAGTCGCCCGAGTTCGCCGCCGCCTGTTTCGGCAGCCGCTTCAACCGGCTGCTGCCGTGCCGCACCGACAGCGCCGAACCCCTCGTGTACTTCGACGGCGAACCCGCGCCCTACTGGGCGATGGCCGGTGTCGGCGCCCGCCCGAGGAGGACCGCATGA
- a CDS encoding phosphopantetheine-binding protein, which translates to MTAVRSLEAVRALIGRSLEHPTLLDRLGDDDDFARAGIGSGELIRIALSLEDELARPLGDEELLGLTSVRAVAAVLGAGEAG; encoded by the coding sequence ATGACCGCCGTACGCTCCCTGGAGGCCGTACGCGCCCTGATCGGGCGCAGCCTCGAGCACCCCACCCTGCTGGACCGCCTCGGCGACGACGACGACTTCGCCCGGGCGGGCATCGGCTCGGGCGAACTGATCCGGATCGCGCTGAGCCTGGAGGACGAACTCGCCCGGCCCCTCGGCGACGAGGAACTGCTCGGGCTCACCTCGGTGCGCGCCGTCGCCGCCGTGCTCGGCGCGGGGGAGGCGGGCTGA